A single region of the Sorghum bicolor cultivar BTx623 chromosome 9, Sorghum_bicolor_NCBIv3, whole genome shotgun sequence genome encodes:
- the LOC8061918 gene encoding uncharacterized protein LOC8061918 → MLAHRRLLLLLLAAAAAATGGTAFAKKTAYEVLADYDFPPGILPKGVVSYTLDNATGAFTATLDGSSSCEFSIEGSYTLRYKTEITGTIATDHLTDLEGVSVKVLLFWLDIVEVTRSGDSLEFSIGIVSADFGIDNFLESPTCGCGFDCDDRLVLQKQPGGATAKLRLRGAF, encoded by the coding sequence ATGCTCGcccaccgccgcctcctcctcctcctcctcgccgccgcggcTGCGGCGACGGGCGGCACCGCCTTCGCTAAGAAAACGGCGTACGAAGTCCTCGCCGACTACGACTTCCCGCCGGGGATCCTCCCCAAGGGCGTGGTCTCCTATACGCTCGACAACGCCACGGGCGCCTTCACGGCCACGCTCGATGGATCCTCCTCCTGCGAGTTCTCCATCGAGGGCTCCTACACTCTCCGCTACAAGACCGAGATCACCGGCACCATCGCCACCGACCACCTCACCGACCTCGAGGGCGTCTCCGTCAAGGTCCTCCTCTTCTGGCTCGACATCGTCGAGGTCACCCGCAGCGGCGACAGCCTCGAGTTCTCCATCGGCATCGTCTCCGCCGACTTCGGGATCGACAACTTCCTCGAGAGCCCCACCTGCGGCTGCGGCTTCGACTGCGACGACCGGCTCGTGCTCCAGAAGCAGCCGGGGGGCGCCACAGCCAAGCTGCGCCTGCGAGGTGCCTTCTAG